Genomic window (Rhodothermales bacterium):
GGCGTTGCCCGCCGGCCTGGTGCTGGCGCTGGGGGTCGTCGTTCTGGCATTCCACATCCCCGTTTCGAGCCACTCGGACTACACGATCGTGGAGGTGCGGCAGGAGTTGGTGACGCTCGAGGAGATCCTTCAAACGCGCCAGGAGTTGCCGCCGCCGGCACCACCCCGCCCGCCGGTGCCCATCGAAGTACCGAACGACCAGGTGCTCGACGAAAGCGTCGAACTGCAATTCGATGCCTCCCTTGATCTGGATGAAGCCCTTGTGGACGTAAAACCTCCTCCTCCTCCGCCGACGGTGGAAGAAGAGGAGGAAGTGTCGAACGAAATCTTCGTGGCCGTCGAAGACATGCCTGTCCTGATCGGTGGGTTGTCCAGCCTTACATCGGCCATCGAATACCCGGAGATGGCGCGTAAGGCCGGGGTCGAGGGAAGGGTGATCGTGCAGATCATCATTGACGAACAGGGGATTCCGCGAGACCCCATCATCGTCCGCTCGGTGAGCGGTCTCTTGGACGAAGAGGCCATGCGGGCCGTGATGTTACAGCGGTTCACGCCGGGCCGGCAACGCGGACGCGCCGTGAAAGTAAAGCTGGCCATTCCCGTGATGTTCAGGCTGCGTAACGTCAGTGCCAACTAAATCGGCAACGAAACGCTTGAAATGGGTATACACGGCAGGCCCCAAACGTCTAGGTAAATAAGAGCGGCTCGAGGAGCCAGGCGCGCCGTTTCATCCCGAGACGGCGCGCCGTATCTTCGCCGACCCCTATGACGTCTTTGCACCCCGTTTCTGCATGAAATACCGCTGGGTCCTGCGCCCCTACGAAAAGCCGGAGATCACCGCCCGGCTTCAGTGCGACCTCAACAACCTGCCGGAAGCCCTGGTGCGCGCTCTGGTGCTCCGTGGCATCGAGGACTTCGACCAGGCGAAGCACTATTTCCGGCCATCCCTCGCGCATCTCCATGATCCCTTTTTGATGAAGGATATGGACGTCGCGGCCGACCGCATCGTTCGGGCCATCGAGGCCGGCGAGTCCATCCTGGTGTTTGGCGACTACGACGTGGACGGTACGACGGCCGCCGCCCTCATGACCCGCTTCCTCCGTGAACAGGGCGCCGATGCCCAGTTTTTTATCCCGGACCGGATCGAGCACGGGTATGGGCTCAACACCACCGCCATCGACCGCGCCGCCGACGCCGGCCGCTCGCTGATGATCGCGCTCGACTGCGGCATCACGGCTCATGCCGAGGCTTCGCACGCCCGCGCTCGCGGCGTCGACCTCGTGATCTGCGACCATCACAAGGCGCTCGACACCGTGCCGGACGCCGTCGCCGTGCTGGACCCCAAACGCAACGACTGCAGCTACCCGTTCAAAGAGCTCTCCGGCTGCGGTATCGGCTTCAAGGTGATCCAGGCCGTTCTCGCGCGCCGCGGCCAGCCTGCCGAGGACGCCTTTGCTTACCTCGACCTCGTTGCGATCTCGACGGCCAGCGACATCGTCCCCCTGGAGGGCGAAAACCGGGTGTTGATGATCGAAGGGTTGAAGCGGCTACAAGAAAAACCGAGCCTCGGCGTCCGGGTGCTCGCCCGAACGGCCGGCGTGGACCTGGCGGCCTGCACGACCTCCGACATCGTGTTCGGCCTCGGGCCCCGCATCAACGCGGCCGGCCGGCTCGGCGACGCCAGCCGGGCCGTCGAACTCCTCCTGGCGGAGGATGAGGACGTGGCCAGCTCGCTGGCCGAGGCGCTCGAGAAGGTCAACCTGGAACGGCGCACGCTCGATCAGGAAACGGTGCGCGAGGCGACGGTGCTCGCCGAGCGTCAGCTGGGGAGCCGGTATCCCCACGCCGTCGTCGTCCACCGCGACACGTGGCACCCCGGCGTGATCGGCATCGTCGCGAGCCGGCTCGTCGAGCGGTTTTATCGCCCCACCGTCATGCTGGCCACCGTCAACAACCAGATCAAAGGCTCGGCGCGCTCGATCAGCGGTATCAATATCTACGACGCCCTGAAGGGGTGTTCGGATCTGCTCAAAACCTTTGGAGGGCACGATTTTGCCGCAGGCCTCGCGCTCGAGCGCTCCAACCTCGAAGCATTCCAGGCGCGGTTCAACGAGGTCGTGGGGTCCATGATCACGGCCGACATGCTCAGTCCGTCCATCTCCGTCGACTCCACCGTGGACCTCGCCCAGGTCGACGGCATCCAGGGGCGGTTCTGGAAAGTGCTCAAGCAGTTCGCTCCGTTCGGGCCGGCGAATCACAAGCCCGTGTTCCATGCCCGCGACGTCGTCCTCGCCGGCGATCCCCGCCTCATCGGGAAGGACGGCAGCCACATCAAGTTCAGCGTCCGCGGGCAGGGTGCGGCCGCGTTGCCGCTGGACGCCATCGGGTTTGATATGAAGGACCACTTCGACGCCCTCCTGGCGAGCCGCCGGCAGGGCCGGCCTATCGAACTGTTGTTTTCGATCGAAGAAAATACCTGGAACGGATCGACCACCCTCCAGCTCAAAACGCGTGATCTCCGGTTACAGGGCGAGGCCCCCACGTTCGGCGAATCGGCGGCCGCTTAACCCGCTCCTCCGGCCGGCCGATACCCTCACCTCACCGGCCGCATACGCCCCATCGCCCCACGATCTCCGGCCGATTTCGAAAACGCTTACGCAGCCGCCCGTGGCCGCGTGCCCGCGCAACGACGTACTAGATGACGTCTGATCGCGCACGGCATGCCTCCAGAGCGGCGCCCCCGGCCGGCCCGGGCATGCGGCTTTCGCCACCAGACATCCCCCTCTCGATGGCGGTTCGCCCCCTCCCGCTGTACCCTCCTCCATTTACGACGACAGGACCAGCCATGGCTACTCCGATCGCTACGATCCGTGGGCGGCGGTGTGTGTGTTGGATCCGGGACCACGCCGCCGGCGTGACGCTGCCCGGGATCGTTTTGTTAGGTGTCCTCATCACCTGGCCCGCCAGCGGCCAGGTGGCTCCTTCCTTCGAAAAAAGGACAGTGGATGCCGATTTCGACGGGATGCACGCCGTCGAAGCCGCCGATATGGACGGCGACGGCGACATCGATCTGCTCGGCGCCGCGATGAACGCCAGCGACATCGTCTGGTGGGAAAACGGCGATGGAGCCGGCGGCGCATGGACCAAGCACATCGTCGCGGACGCCTTTGCTAGCGCCCGCTATGTCGTCGCCG
Coding sequences:
- a CDS encoding energy transducer TonB — its product is MRSSFLNESSQPGHATGHPSNPPPVRWAPRHAVNELSKRFAQRVDRFTACDLSYGLALPAGLVLALGVVVLAFHIPVSSHSDYTIVEVRQELVTLEEILQTRQELPPPAPPRPPVPIEVPNDQVLDESVELQFDASLDLDEALVDVKPPPPPPTVEEEEEVSNEIFVAVEDMPVLIGGLSSLTSAIEYPEMARKAGVEGRVIVQIIIDEQGIPRDPIIVRSVSGLLDEEAMRAVMLQRFTPGRQRGRAVKVKLAIPVMFRLRNVSAN
- the recJ gene encoding single-stranded-DNA-specific exonuclease RecJ, translating into MKYRWVLRPYEKPEITARLQCDLNNLPEALVRALVLRGIEDFDQAKHYFRPSLAHLHDPFLMKDMDVAADRIVRAIEAGESILVFGDYDVDGTTAAALMTRFLREQGADAQFFIPDRIEHGYGLNTTAIDRAADAGRSLMIALDCGITAHAEASHARARGVDLVICDHHKALDTVPDAVAVLDPKRNDCSYPFKELSGCGIGFKVIQAVLARRGQPAEDAFAYLDLVAISTASDIVPLEGENRVLMIEGLKRLQEKPSLGVRVLARTAGVDLAACTTSDIVFGLGPRINAAGRLGDASRAVELLLAEDEDVASSLAEALEKVNLERRTLDQETVREATVLAERQLGSRYPHAVVVHRDTWHPGVIGIVASRLVERFYRPTVMLATVNNQIKGSARSISGINIYDALKGCSDLLKTFGGHDFAAGLALERSNLEAFQARFNEVVGSMITADMLSPSISVDSTVDLAQVDGIQGRFWKVLKQFAPFGPANHKPVFHARDVVLAGDPRLIGKDGSHIKFSVRGQGAAALPLDAIGFDMKDHFDALLASRRQGRPIELLFSIEENTWNGSTTLQLKTRDLRLQGEAPTFGESAAA